From a region of the Bermanella marisrubri genome:
- a CDS encoding DUF2846 domain-containing protein, which translates to MTKIIKFLTAIFVLVTLTGCLQIYQSIGHNFGAYISSTSGKEYEQVANRWDYENKALLYVYRPNSEWAADEIEAPTFYMDNERIFNIKANGYTWFELEPGEYEIIMRRPLFGLEGIATESFEFDLKRIAQLNLAVEADKVYFLRYSEIDPPDEAFQKLDKDIPLGDGPLMLVSKDLAHQEMPQTRMLSEGGRVIKSQGPLSEDELEEVFDSRVIDLDAEAQEDENTMQWWW; encoded by the coding sequence ATGACAAAAATAATAAAGTTCTTAACCGCAATATTTGTATTGGTCACGCTGACTGGCTGCCTACAAATTTATCAATCCATAGGCCATAACTTTGGCGCCTATATATCGTCTACCTCTGGCAAAGAGTATGAGCAGGTGGCTAACCGTTGGGATTACGAAAACAAAGCGCTGCTATATGTTTATCGACCTAATAGTGAATGGGCCGCGGACGAGATCGAAGCACCAACGTTTTACATGGACAACGAGCGTATTTTTAATATTAAAGCGAATGGTTATACGTGGTTTGAGCTAGAGCCGGGTGAATACGAAATTATAATGAGGCGCCCCCTTTTTGGTCTAGAAGGCATTGCGACAGAATCGTTCGAGTTTGACTTAAAGCGTATCGCACAGCTTAATCTTGCCGTGGAGGCGGACAAGGTCTATTTCTTGCGCTATAGCGAAATAGATCCCCCAGATGAAGCGTTTCAAAAATTGGACAAAGATATTCCTCTAGGCGATGGCCCTCTCATGCTCGTGAGTAAAGATTTGGCTCACCAAGAAATGCCTCAAACCCGCATGCTTAGTGAGGGCGGGAGAGTGATTAAGTCGCAGGGGCCGCTATCAGAGGATGAGCTAGAAGAAGTGTTTGATAGCCGTGTCATTGATCTTGATGCAGAAGCTCAGGAAGATGAAAATACCATGCAATGGTGGTGGTAG
- a CDS encoding sensor histidine kinase, translated as MAVGSLFNRLFPDIAFKRVGTRLLFYMMIVGLLPVLAVGITLILMFEDSYLKGVHNEISRHAKDTVYQFEIFNKNALENIVSMTHMPMISDALLDFEQVLANKGIYSTDYQKAEDKYIPAITKLIELNGFYDVFLISNSGYVVFSLLQGHYHNTKLRSEPSPLAYVYEKSNMGLSRYSMFGGLDKYEDRQLFYYAAPVFSDNRHIGTLMVSRTFSQLENQLLRKGLFTSTAKLSVTNLQLEESFWYQMIFREDIQPKNIESIDFKTSSVIPSIDGLLSLQYEEKFIMQPLDRYKLLMFILMVAFSMGILLLSSRLTRSFVSPIKQLSRLFKQLAIGNRENYPAVERHDEFGQLLRQFNKTSMALVKTKNKLLETEKLAAIGNLAAGVAHEINNPMAIVSANISTLKEYGVELVEHINALQKTHISAENQEQVTHNKEENIDAISDDMGDLIDEASQALIRVKDIVAGMQVFSEIDKESVSEFNIAAVIDRIVSDLSPLYPKSVQVMKQYANDVPMKGRKDQIKLALNKVLDNAFKAIASKSNGRVRIIIGREKGKLIICIDDNGPGIDEADMSKVFEPFFTTREVGQGIGLGLAIAYTIVTAHNGTIEVQSMENKGSRFKITLP; from the coding sequence ATGGCCGTTGGCAGTCTATTTAATCGCTTGTTTCCCGATATTGCATTTAAACGTGTAGGAACCCGCCTGCTGTTTTATATGATGATTGTTGGCTTGCTTCCTGTGCTTGCGGTTGGTATTACTTTAATTCTCATGTTCGAGGACAGTTATTTAAAAGGTGTACATAATGAGATTTCCCGACATGCAAAAGATACTGTTTATCAATTTGAGATTTTTAATAAAAATGCATTAGAAAATATTGTATCGATGACGCATATGCCCATGATATCGGATGCTTTGTTGGACTTCGAACAGGTGTTGGCAAACAAAGGGATATACTCAACTGACTATCAAAAAGCTGAAGACAAGTATATTCCTGCTATAACAAAGCTCATCGAACTCAATGGTTTTTATGATGTGTTTTTAATAAGTAATTCGGGCTATGTGGTTTTTAGTTTGTTACAGGGGCATTATCATAATACCAAATTGAGGTCAGAGCCGAGTCCGTTAGCCTATGTATATGAGAAAAGCAATATGGGTCTGTCTCGTTACTCTATGTTTGGCGGTTTGGATAAATATGAAGATCGACAACTATTCTATTATGCGGCACCTGTTTTTTCAGATAATCGCCATATAGGTACATTGATGGTCAGTCGGACATTTTCGCAGCTTGAAAATCAATTGCTGAGAAAAGGGTTGTTCACTTCAACGGCCAAGTTGAGTGTCACAAACTTGCAGCTAGAAGAATCATTTTGGTATCAGATGATATTTCGTGAGGATATCCAACCAAAGAATATAGAGTCTATTGATTTTAAAACCTCCTCTGTTATCCCAAGTATTGATGGCTTGCTAAGCTTACAGTATGAAGAAAAATTTATTATGCAACCCTTGGATCGATATAAACTATTGATGTTTATTCTAATGGTCGCCTTTTCTATGGGGATCCTGTTGCTATCGTCACGTCTCACACGATCGTTTGTATCACCTATTAAACAATTGAGTCGACTTTTTAAACAGCTAGCGATAGGTAATCGAGAAAACTATCCTGCAGTAGAACGCCATGATGAATTTGGTCAATTGTTGCGACAATTTAACAAAACCTCAATGGCATTGGTGAAAACGAAAAATAAATTATTGGAGACCGAAAAGCTTGCCGCTATTGGAAATTTGGCCGCGGGGGTCGCTCACGAAATTAATAACCCAATGGCCATCGTCAGTGCAAATATTTCCACGTTAAAGGAGTATGGGGTTGAGCTGGTGGAGCATATAAATGCATTACAAAAAACGCATATTTCCGCAGAAAACCAAGAACAAGTAACCCACAATAAAGAAGAAAACATCGATGCGATCTCTGACGATATGGGGGACTTGATTGATGAAGCCTCTCAAGCCTTGATTCGAGTCAAAGATATTGTGGCAGGCATGCAAGTATTCAGCGAAATTGATAAGGAGTCTGTCAGTGAATTTAATATTGCAGCCGTTATCGATCGGATCGTATCAGATTTGTCTCCGCTTTATCCCAAATCCGTACAGGTCATGAAGCAATACGCCAATGATGTGCCAATGAAAGGCAGAAAAGATCAAATCAAACTTGCGTTGAACAAGGTTTTAGACAATGCGTTTAAAGCCATTGCAAGCAAATCCAACGGGCGAGTGAGAATAATCATAGGACGAGAAAAAGGTAAGCTAATTATCTGTATCGATGACAATGGTCCAGGTATTGATGAGGCGGATATGAGTAAGGTTTTTGAACCCTTCTTTACTACTCGGGAAGTGGGGCAGGGAATCGGTTTGGGCTTGGCTATTGCGTACACCATAGTCACCGCTCACAACGGCACAATCGAGGTGCAATCTATGGAAAATAAAGGCAGTCGTTTTAAAATCACACTTCCTTAG